The following coding sequences are from one Betaproteobacteria bacterium window:
- a CDS encoding NERD domain-containing protein, with amino-acid sequence MARMIPPDCPPDTPAGEAILFHKLRTDPGTEGWIVLHSLELRKHRTKSEGEIDMVILAPGHGILCLEVKGCEVTRRDGLWIYPYGTSAEGPFRQASRGMHSLRDHLHSRDTSLGNLLFFSAAAFTRIDFSEESPEWHPWQAIDSRILARMPISQIVTRIFDHAHLHIASKPGSRSWYDVQKSRPSSEQVRRMAGLLRGNFEYFVQPRRDVQHVEESLMRLTQEQYDALDAIQDNERVVVKGLAGTGKTFLVMEAARRAVAEGKRTLVLCFNRLLGDWMRSSMSGSAGPGSQLLRCLHLHGLMREIVGDRLPVRNDSRFWSNDLPAAVIEHLLGDDRALPQFDVLLIDESQDLLTDDYMDVLDLLVAGGLAGGRWAFFGDFERQAIYLSGGAQTASDMLAALRLRAPDHANFTLRINCRNAGPIAETLTLACNVKPGYSRFLHDMEGAGVDPLFWREDQDQRRLLDDAVSELRKALRPEEMVVLSLNADEKSCAGGLVAGGRHRLVPFRDVASPEKGGIRYVSVHAFKGLEAAGIVVTDIERMDEHARALLYVGMSRARIRLILLMHESCRKEYDRMLEAGLGLATGR; translated from the coding sequence ATGGCCAGAATGATCCCTCCGGATTGTCCGCCGGATACTCCTGCAGGCGAAGCAATCCTCTTCCACAAGCTGAGGACCGATCCTGGCACAGAGGGGTGGATCGTGCTGCATTCGCTGGAGCTGCGGAAGCACCGAACGAAATCCGAAGGCGAGATCGACATGGTGATCCTCGCACCCGGTCACGGAATTCTCTGCCTGGAAGTGAAAGGGTGCGAAGTCACTCGCCGCGACGGACTATGGATCTATCCTTATGGAACCTCTGCGGAAGGTCCATTCCGTCAGGCGTCCAGGGGCATGCACTCCCTGCGGGACCATCTTCACTCCAGGGATACCTCTCTGGGAAATCTTCTGTTCTTTTCGGCAGCGGCGTTTACCCGGATCGATTTCAGTGAGGAATCACCGGAGTGGCACCCGTGGCAGGCGATCGACAGTCGGATCCTTGCAAGGATGCCGATATCGCAGATTGTGACCCGGATCTTCGATCATGCTCATCTGCACATTGCATCGAAGCCGGGGAGCCGGTCGTGGTACGACGTTCAGAAAAGCCGGCCGTCATCGGAGCAGGTGCGCCGAATGGCCGGACTGCTGCGCGGAAACTTCGAATATTTCGTCCAGCCGAGAAGGGATGTTCAGCATGTCGAGGAATCCCTGATGAGGCTGACGCAGGAGCAATATGATGCGCTGGACGCGATTCAGGACAATGAGCGAGTTGTCGTCAAGGGGCTGGCAGGTACCGGCAAGACCTTCCTCGTGATGGAGGCGGCGCGCAGAGCCGTCGCCGAAGGGAAACGGACGCTGGTGCTCTGCTTCAATCGACTGCTCGGCGACTGGATGAGATCGTCGATGAGCGGCTCGGCCGGGCCAGGAAGCCAGTTGCTCCGGTGTCTGCATCTGCATGGATTGATGCGGGAGATCGTGGGTGACAGGCTGCCTGTCCGGAACGACAGCAGGTTCTGGTCGAACGATCTGCCGGCAGCGGTCATCGAACATCTGCTCGGTGACGACCGGGCGCTACCCCAGTTCGATGTTCTGCTGATCGATGAATCCCAGGATCTCCTGACCGATGACTACATGGATGTTCTCGATCTGCTGGTCGCTGGCGGACTGGCAGGGGGCCGGTGGGCATTCTTCGGGGACTTCGAGCGCCAGGCAATCTATCTGTCAGGCGGCGCCCAGACTGCTTCGGACATGCTGGCGGCGCTTCGATTGCGTGCGCCCGACCATGCGAATTTCACGTTGCGCATCAACTGCAGGAATGCCGGCCCGATCGCCGAAACCCTGACCCTGGCGTGCAACGTCAAGCCCGGCTACAGCAGATTCCTGCACGACATGGAGGGGGCAGGTGTCGACCCGCTGTTCTGGAGGGAGGACCAGGACCAGCGGCGCCTGCTGGATGATGCCGTGAGCGAGCTTCGCAAGGCTCTGCGTCCCGAGGAAATGGTCGTTCTCTCGCTGAATGCCGACGAAAAGAGCTGCGCAGGAGGTCTTGTTGCAGGCGGGCGACACAGGCTTGTGCCATTCCGCGATGTCGCCAGCCCGGAAAAAGGGGGAATCAGGTATGTCAGCGTGCATGCCTTCAAGGGACTGGAGGCGGCTGGCATTGTCGTCACGGATATCGAGCGCATGGACGAGCATGCTCGGGCACTTCTGTATGTAGGCATGTCCCGGGCCAGAATCAGGCTCATTCTGCTCATGCACGAAAGCTGCCGCAAGGAATATGACCGGATGCTCGAAGCTGGGCTGGGTCTGGCCACAGGAAGATAG
- a CDS encoding AIPR family protein, translating into MELDDFREELLDAVQVRLPVEPAKADRDFAFLCEVGERLTQAEEFHDLVPSHFLGTGSKGRKLRVDGYELDDSDDSIRLVIVDFSGTSQTEVLSRTRAEALFGQLQVFVEDAVSGKMWANVPDGMEDGLELAGMIANKHAALGRYRFYLFTDANLSERVKDLPQGEIDGHPIEYHVWDIGRLHTVSSSSFGAEELEIDFTQFVPGGLPCLAASQADDYQGYLAVIPGEALAQLYDSFGSKLLEGNVRSYLSASGKINKGIQGTIRSEPERFFVYNNGISATATSASIVETPMGHRLVSARYFQIVNGGQTSASLHVAKRKDNADLESIHVPMKLSVVTARDAEKLDDMIQSIAMYSNKQNKVSDADFFSNHPYHRAMERLSRRVPAPAVEDAQYHTYWFYERARGQYQNEQSGLTQAQKRDFQRINPRSQLVVKTDLAKFENSWRQLPHAVSFGAQKNFTNFAEYICKEWGEDGLLFNNDTYFKEVIARAILFRAVEKLVSSADWYEGGYRANIVTYSIAKLAGMIALQKPGHSLDFKGIWVRQAISEALENQLESIAKEVVQAITTPPVAQMNITEWCKKKECWEKVLSLPIRLNDSLAAELVSPDEARDIGREKRQQGALDGGIHAVTDVIQRGPGYWAAILDWARRHSPVYGREADLLRNASRSGWIPTPLQAACLIKVSARLQEEGFRPG; encoded by the coding sequence ATGGAGCTGGACGACTTCAGGGAAGAGCTGCTCGATGCAGTTCAAGTACGCCTGCCCGTGGAACCTGCCAAGGCAGATCGGGATTTCGCCTTTCTGTGTGAGGTTGGCGAACGGCTGACCCAGGCAGAGGAATTTCATGATCTTGTTCCCAGTCATTTTCTCGGAACGGGATCCAAGGGGCGCAAGCTCCGGGTCGATGGTTATGAGCTTGATGATTCCGACGACTCCATCCGTCTGGTGATCGTGGATTTTTCCGGGACGAGCCAGACGGAAGTCCTGTCGCGCACACGCGCCGAAGCGCTGTTCGGCCAGCTCCAGGTATTTGTCGAGGACGCTGTTTCCGGAAAGATGTGGGCAAACGTGCCTGACGGCATGGAGGACGGGCTTGAGCTCGCTGGCATGATCGCCAACAAGCATGCCGCCCTGGGACGCTACCGGTTCTACCTCTTTACCGATGCAAACCTGAGCGAGCGCGTCAAGGATCTGCCGCAGGGCGAAATTGACGGACACCCCATCGAGTACCATGTCTGGGATATCGGGCGGCTGCACACGGTGTCCTCCTCCTCCTTCGGTGCCGAAGAACTTGAAATCGACTTCACCCAATTTGTTCCAGGGGGGCTTCCCTGCCTGGCAGCAAGCCAGGCAGATGACTATCAGGGTTACCTAGCCGTAATTCCCGGAGAGGCTCTGGCTCAGCTGTACGACAGCTTCGGAAGCAAACTGCTTGAGGGCAACGTGCGCTCCTACCTGAGTGCATCGGGGAAGATCAACAAGGGAATTCAGGGGACAATCCGTAGTGAGCCGGAGCGCTTCTTCGTGTACAACAACGGCATTTCGGCCACGGCCACCTCGGCCAGCATTGTCGAAACGCCCATGGGGCATCGCTTGGTTTCGGCAAGATACTTCCAGATTGTAAATGGCGGACAGACCTCCGCGTCCCTGCATGTAGCGAAGCGCAAGGACAATGCCGATCTCGAATCCATTCATGTGCCGATGAAGCTCTCGGTCGTGACTGCCCGGGATGCCGAAAAGCTGGACGACATGATTCAGAGCATCGCCATGTACTCGAACAAGCAGAACAAGGTGAGCGATGCCGACTTCTTTTCCAACCATCCTTACCACCGAGCTATGGAGCGTCTCTCGCGCAGGGTTCCGGCGCCTGCGGTTGAAGACGCGCAGTACCACACGTACTGGTTCTACGAGAGAGCGCGAGGTCAGTACCAGAACGAGCAGTCCGGTCTCACACAGGCACAGAAAAGGGACTTCCAACGCATCAATCCGCGGAGCCAGCTGGTCGTCAAGACGGATCTGGCCAAGTTCGAGAACTCCTGGCGGCAGCTTCCGCATGCCGTGAGTTTCGGGGCCCAGAAGAACTTCACCAACTTTGCCGAATACATCTGCAAGGAGTGGGGAGAGGACGGACTGCTGTTCAACAATGACACCTATTTCAAGGAAGTCATCGCCAGGGCCATCCTTTTCCGGGCGGTGGAAAAGCTGGTCAGTTCGGCAGACTGGTACGAAGGGGGATACCGAGCCAACATCGTCACCTACTCGATCGCCAAGCTTGCCGGCATGATCGCGCTGCAGAAGCCGGGGCATAGCCTGGACTTCAAGGGAATATGGGTTCGCCAGGCCATTTCCGAGGCACTCGAGAATCAGCTGGAATCGATCGCGAAGGAAGTTGTGCAGGCCATAACGACGCCTCCGGTCGCCCAGATGAACATCACCGAGTGGTGCAAGAAGAAGGAATGCTGGGAAAAGGTCCTTTCCCTGCCGATCAGGCTGAACGACAGTCTGGCGGCCGAACTCGTGTCACCGGACGAGGCACGCGACATCGGCCGCGAAAAGCGTCAGCAGGGGGCCTTGGACGGAGGAATACATGCCGTCACGGACGTCATTCAGCGCGGACCGGGATATTGGGCGGCCATTCTGGACTGGGCGCGGAGGCACTCGCCGGTGTATGGCAGGGAAGCCGATCTTCTCAGGAATGCGTCAAGAAGTGGCTGGATCCCGACGCCCTTGCAGGCAGCCTGCCTCATCAAGGTGAGTGCCCGTCTCCAAGAAGAAGGGTTCCGACCAGGCTGA
- a CDS encoding TIGR04255 family protein encodes MGTPLKNPPVYLTLAQVRFNPILKLADFLPSIQESFRQAGYPDFERQHIISIQLSVQDGQPSTPTPVQQERFQLGNVEKTHTFILDGQSLTLQSTNYGQFETFSACFLEGLGIVNDVVKLAFTERVGLRYLDRVMPQPGETIEQYLVEQVHGLTSRLEGRPLYSYTEAMNEIGNIKLLSRVAIQDGPLAFPPDLQPGNMRVIERFVSYAGMSAILDNDGFVEGREAFSTKAVADHLDAIHKVIGAAFKTTATPYAFAAWDK; translated from the coding sequence ATGGGAACCCCCCTCAAGAATCCGCCCGTGTACCTAACCTTGGCCCAGGTGCGGTTCAACCCGATTTTGAAGCTGGCCGATTTCCTGCCCAGCATTCAAGAGAGCTTCCGTCAGGCCGGCTATCCCGATTTCGAGCGGCAGCATATCATCTCGATCCAGTTGTCTGTACAGGACGGCCAGCCGTCCACCCCAACCCCGGTCCAGCAGGAACGGTTTCAGCTCGGCAACGTCGAGAAAACGCATACGTTCATCCTTGACGGCCAAAGCCTTACTCTCCAATCCACCAATTATGGGCAGTTCGAGACCTTCTCGGCATGCTTCCTGGAGGGATTGGGCATTGTGAACGATGTTGTGAAACTTGCCTTCACTGAACGGGTCGGTCTTCGTTATCTCGATCGGGTGATGCCGCAACCGGGAGAAACCATCGAACAGTACCTCGTCGAACAAGTCCATGGTCTGACCTCGCGCCTCGAGGGGCGACCTCTCTATTCCTATACAGAGGCGATGAACGAGATCGGAAACATCAAGCTGCTGAGTCGGGTTGCCATACAGGACGGTCCACTCGCGTTCCCCCCCGATTTGCAGCCTGGAAACATGCGCGTAATTGAAAGGTTCGTGTCCTACGCGGGCATGAGCGCCATTCTCGACAATGACGGCTTCGTCGAAGGGCGCGAGGCGTTCTCGACGAAAGCAGTGGCCGATCACCTCGATGCCATCCACAAGGTCATCGGAGCAGCGTTCAAGACCACCGCGACGCCTTATGCTTTTGCCGCCTGGGACAAGTGA
- a CDS encoding integrase arm-type DNA-binding domain-containing protein, whose translation MTKLSTAGCESAKPDKKRDRFVGDGDGLFLRIRPNGTKTWLVEYEFNGRRTRYTVGVYQREGAQGDSISDWLRHGRLSLHQARAVAGNWKDARRAGHDPVAEWEAELARKREIEAAARAAKEAESARLTVSQVIETFMARHMAGKKSAAAIRYRLDRLAEYLGERKIADVTRKEVIAALDKIADGQREGKTAKQLAGEVLVQAKRLWRFAEARELVAVSCIERLTRKDFDARPVKREVTLRLDELAEVWRALDDPERCKSDPVTIAAMKLLILTGQREREVTDALWAEFDLEAGLWKIPAARTKKDRAHLVHLAPLAVAILKELKKLTGAGRHVFASPLRPGQAVYGRSVNNALLTLFKRNALPNVTPCVVHDFRRTLITRLPDLGFEPFIGHKIANHVLPGVLAHYNHNAYEAQREAALRAWAERIEMMVKGKNVVQLQRTT comes from the coding sequence ATGACAAAGCTTTCGACAGCCGGCTGCGAATCCGCCAAACCCGACAAGAAGCGAGATCGCTTCGTCGGCGACGGCGATGGGCTGTTTCTCCGAATCCGCCCAAACGGTACCAAGACCTGGCTGGTCGAGTACGAGTTCAATGGCCGGCGCACAAGATACACCGTTGGGGTTTATCAGCGGGAGGGAGCCCAAGGCGACAGCATTTCCGATTGGTTGCGACACGGCCGCCTCTCGCTGCACCAGGCGCGTGCCGTCGCCGGGAACTGGAAGGACGCCCGACGAGCCGGCCACGACCCGGTCGCTGAGTGGGAAGCCGAGCTTGCCCGCAAGCGGGAGATAGAAGCCGCGGCGAGGGCCGCCAAGGAGGCCGAGTCGGCACGCCTGACAGTCAGCCAAGTGATTGAAACTTTCATGGCGCGGCATATGGCCGGCAAGAAGAGCGCGGCGGCGATACGTTACCGGCTCGACAGGCTCGCCGAGTACTTGGGCGAACGAAAAATCGCCGATGTGACGCGCAAGGAGGTCATCGCCGCCCTCGACAAGATTGCCGATGGGCAGCGCGAAGGGAAAACCGCCAAGCAGCTGGCGGGCGAAGTCCTGGTTCAGGCCAAGCGCTTGTGGCGTTTCGCCGAAGCGCGCGAATTGGTAGCGGTTTCGTGTATTGAGAGACTGACCCGCAAGGACTTCGATGCCCGCCCGGTGAAGCGCGAAGTCACGCTGCGGCTCGACGAACTGGCTGAGGTTTGGCGCGCACTGGATGACCCTGAGCGCTGCAAATCCGACCCGGTGACCATCGCGGCCATGAAATTGCTGATCCTCACCGGCCAACGCGAGCGCGAAGTCACCGATGCCCTATGGGCCGAATTCGACCTCGAAGCCGGACTGTGGAAGATTCCGGCCGCTCGCACCAAGAAGGATCGCGCCCACCTCGTTCACCTGGCGCCCCTGGCAGTCGCCATCCTCAAGGAATTGAAAAAGCTCACGGGGGCGGGCCGCCACGTCTTCGCCTCGCCGCTGCGGCCAGGGCAGGCGGTCTATGGCCGGTCGGTCAACAACGCGCTGCTGACACTGTTCAAGCGCAACGCGCTGCCCAACGTCACGCCATGCGTGGTGCATGACTTTCGCCGCACGCTGATTACCCGTCTTCCCGACCTGGGGTTCGAGCCGTTCATTGGCCACAAGATCGCCAACCACGTCTTGCCCGGTGTTCTGGCGCACTACAACCACAATGCCTACGAGGCGCAACGAGAAGCAGCCTTGCGGGCCTGGGCGGAAAGGATCGAGATGATGGTAAAGGGCAAAAACGTAGTGCAGTTGCAGCGTACGACGTAA
- a CDS encoding EVE domain-containing protein, protein MPYWLMKSEPDEVSIDDLAARPGQTVPWFGVRNYQARNFMRDSMAIGDLAFFYHSGCATPGIAGICTVCSLPYADATQFDPASPYFDARSRPEAPRWQLVDVRLVNKTAFVPLARLRQCPELAAMRLLAPGNRLSITPVSAAEWAFITASLMGCP, encoded by the coding sequence ATGCCTTATTGGCTGATGAAATCCGAACCCGACGAGGTCTCCATTGACGATCTGGCCGCCCGGCCGGGTCAGACGGTGCCCTGGTTTGGCGTGCGCAATTACCAGGCGCGCAATTTCATGCGCGACAGCATGGCGATCGGCGATCTGGCCTTCTTCTATCACTCGGGCTGCGCCACGCCGGGAATTGCCGGAATCTGCACGGTCTGTTCCCTTCCCTATGCCGACGCAACCCAGTTCGACCCGGCCAGTCCCTACTTCGATGCGCGGTCGCGCCCCGAGGCGCCGCGCTGGCAGTTGGTGGATGTGCGCCTGGTGAACAAGACCGCCTTCGTCCCCCTCGCCCGCCTGCGGCAGTGCCCGGAACTGGCCGCCATGCGCCTTCTGGCGCCCGGCAACCGGTTGTCGATCACGCCGGTGAGCGCGGCGGAATGGGCTTTCATCACCGCCTCCCTGATGGGGTGCCCGTGA
- a CDS encoding sulfite exporter TauE/SafE family protein, producing the protein MGFHHRLPDGVPVTLWWLVYPLLGIFGGFVAGLFGVGGGMTLVPFLYMIFAAQGFPQEHLMHLSLGTSMATIMLTSLSSMRAHHAHGAVDWTIVRAMAPGLVLGTLGGSLVAGWVPTRPLAAVFVSIVYYAAAQMVLDIRPKPHRGLPGVAGLFTAGGTIGIVSSLVAAGGGFLSVPFMIFCNVVMHTAVGTSAAMGFPIALAGSVGYGIAGWDAGGLPPYTLGYVYLPGFVGIVALSMLLAPVGARLAHRLPIRKLKRAFGFFLALLASKMLANLLG; encoded by the coding sequence ATGGGCTTTCATCACCGCCTCCCTGATGGGGTGCCCGTGACGCTCTGGTGGCTCGTGTACCCGCTGCTGGGGATTTTTGGGGGATTCGTCGCCGGGCTGTTCGGCGTCGGCGGGGGCATGACCCTGGTGCCCTTCCTGTACATGATTTTCGCCGCCCAGGGGTTCCCCCAGGAGCACCTCATGCACCTCTCCCTGGGCACCTCGATGGCCACCATCATGCTCACTTCCCTTTCCAGCATGCGCGCCCACCATGCCCACGGCGCAGTCGATTGGACCATCGTGCGGGCCATGGCGCCGGGACTCGTGCTGGGCACCCTGGGGGGTTCCCTGGTGGCCGGCTGGGTTCCCACACGGCCGCTGGCCGCGGTTTTCGTGAGCATCGTCTACTACGCCGCGGCCCAGATGGTCCTGGACATCCGCCCCAAGCCCCATCGGGGCCTGCCCGGCGTCGCCGGGCTCTTCACGGCGGGCGGCACCATCGGCATCGTCTCCAGCCTGGTGGCGGCCGGGGGGGGCTTCCTTTCCGTCCCCTTCATGATCTTTTGCAACGTCGTCATGCATACCGCCGTGGGGACATCGGCCGCCATGGGCTTTCCCATCGCCCTGGCGGGCTCCGTCGGCTACGGCATCGCCGGCTGGGATGCCGGGGGGCTGCCGCCCTATACCCTGGGTTATGTCTATCTGCCGGGCTTCGTCGGTATCGTTGCCCTGAGCATGCTGCTGGCGCCGGTGGGCGCGCGCCTCGCCCATCGCTTGCCGATCAGGAAGCTGAAGCGCGCCTTCGGATTCTTCCTTGCCCTGCTGGCCAGCAAGATGCTGGCCAATCTGCTGGGCTGA
- the ubiD gene encoding 4-hydroxy-3-polyprenylbenzoate decarboxylase — protein MKYQDLRDFIAQLEARGQLRRVGMTVDPQLEMTEICDRVLRAGGPAILFEKPAGHSIPVLANLFGTPERVALGMGEEGDWKTALREVGKLLAYLKEPEPPKGLKDAWEKLPVLKQVLNMSPKVLSSAPCQEVVGEGKDVDLARLPIQHCWPGDVAPLITWGLVVTRGPHKARQNLGIYRQQVLGPNKVIMRWLAHRGGALDFRDHQLAKPGVPFPVAVVIGCDPATILGAVTPVPDTLSEYQFAGLLRGGKTELVKCLGSDLQVPASAEIVLEGVIHPGETALEGPYGDHTGYYNEQAEFPVFTVERITTRRNPIYHSTYTGKPPDEPAILGVALNEVFVPLLQKQYPEIVDFYLPPEGCSYRMALVSIRKQYPGHAKRVMFGIWSFLRQFMYTKTIIVVDDDIDIRDWKEVIWAITTRMDASRDTTLVDNTPIDYLDFASPVAGLGSKMGLDATNKWPGETHREWGRPIVMDEAVKKRVDGMWDTLGL, from the coding sequence ATGAAATACCAAGATCTGCGCGATTTCATCGCCCAACTCGAAGCTCGGGGCCAGCTACGGCGCGTGGGCATGACCGTCGATCCCCAGCTGGAAATGACCGAAATCTGCGACCGCGTGCTGCGCGCCGGCGGCCCGGCGATCCTGTTCGAGAAGCCTGCTGGCCACAGCATTCCCGTTCTGGCCAACCTCTTCGGCACCCCGGAGCGGGTGGCTCTGGGCATGGGCGAGGAAGGCGACTGGAAGACGGCCCTGCGGGAAGTGGGCAAGCTGCTGGCCTACCTCAAGGAACCGGAGCCGCCCAAAGGCCTGAAGGACGCCTGGGAAAAACTGCCGGTCTTGAAGCAGGTGCTCAACATGTCGCCCAAGGTGTTGTCCTCCGCCCCCTGCCAGGAAGTGGTAGGGGAGGGAAAGGACGTCGACCTGGCCCGCCTGCCCATCCAGCACTGCTGGCCGGGTGACGTGGCGCCCCTCATCACCTGGGGGCTGGTGGTGACGCGGGGACCGCACAAGGCGCGGCAGAACCTGGGCATCTACCGACAGCAGGTGCTGGGGCCGAACAAGGTCATCATGCGCTGGCTGGCCCATCGCGGCGGGGCGCTGGATTTCCGCGACCACCAGCTGGCGAAACCCGGAGTGCCCTTCCCCGTGGCGGTGGTCATCGGCTGCGACCCGGCCACCATCCTGGGCGCCGTGACGCCGGTGCCGGATACCCTTTCCGAGTACCAGTTCGCCGGTCTCCTGCGCGGCGGCAAGACCGAACTGGTGAAATGCCTGGGCTCCGACCTGCAAGTTCCGGCCAGCGCCGAGATCGTGCTGGAAGGCGTCATCCACCCCGGCGAAACGGCGCTGGAAGGCCCCTACGGTGACCACACCGGCTACTACAACGAGCAGGCCGAGTTCCCGGTCTTCACCGTCGAGCGCATCACCACGCGCAGGAATCCGATCTATCACAGCACCTACACCGGCAAGCCGCCCGACGAGCCGGCCATTCTGGGCGTGGCGCTCAACGAAGTGTTCGTGCCGCTCCTGCAGAAACAGTATCCGGAAATCGTCGATTTCTACCTGCCGCCGGAGGGCTGCTCCTACCGCATGGCCCTGGTCAGCATCCGCAAGCAGTACCCCGGCCACGCCAAGCGGGTGATGTTCGGCATCTGGTCCTTCCTGCGCCAGTTCATGTACACCAAGACCATCATCGTGGTGGACGACGACATCGACATCCGCGACTGGAAGGAAGTCATCTGGGCAATCACCACCCGTATGGACGCCAGCCGGGATACGACCCTGGTGGATAACACCCCCATCGACTACCTGGATTTCGCCAGCCCGGTGGCCGGCCTGGGCTCCAAGATGGGCCTGGACGCCACCAACAAGTGGCCGGGCGAAACCCACCGCGAATGGGGCCGGCCCATCGTCATGGACGAGGCGGTGAAAAAACGGGTGGATGGGATGTGGGACACGCTGGGGCTGTGA
- a CDS encoding GNAT family N-acetyltransferase: MAGALHVAPVDLDDPTQATAWLDLLDHYARDPMGGGSGLSAYARDHLVGELRGLAIFHGALAWLDGRAVGLINCFAGFSTFAARPLLNIHDIVAHADVRGRGVGRALLAWAEGRARQLGCCKLTLEVLANNRPALRAYERAGFAPYVLDPAAGQALFLQKRLEEA; this comes from the coding sequence ATGGCCGGCGCCCTTCACGTGGCGCCCGTGGATCTGGACGATCCCACCCAGGCCACCGCCTGGTTGGATCTGCTCGACCACTACGCCCGCGACCCCATGGGGGGCGGCAGCGGGCTTTCGGCCTATGCCCGTGACCATCTGGTGGGCGAACTGCGCGGCCTGGCCATCTTCCATGGTGCCCTGGCCTGGCTGGACGGACGGGCGGTGGGGCTGATCAACTGCTTCGCCGGCTTCTCCACCTTCGCCGCCCGGCCGCTCCTCAATATCCACGATATCGTCGCCCACGCTGACGTGCGCGGTCGCGGCGTCGGCCGGGCCCTGCTCGCCTGGGCCGAAGGGCGGGCGCGGCAACTGGGCTGCTGCAAGCTGACCCTGGAAGTGCTGGCCAATAACCGGCCGGCACTGCGGGCCTATGAGCGGGCGGGGTTTGCCCCCTACGTGCTGGACCCGGCAGCGGGGCAAGCCCTTTTTCTGCAAAAGCGATTGGAGGAGGCGTGA
- the sfsA gene encoding DNA/RNA nuclease SfsA: MRLPPLTEGRLVQRRNRFVAEVELDGRVVEAHCPNTGSMLGCKAPGSRVWLSPAENPERKLRWTWEIVEALPGVLVGLHTGRPNGLVEEALRAGRLTELAHYTEYRREVRYGRENSRIDLLLQGEGLPPCYVEVKNVTAAVNGGVGFFPDAVTERGAKHLREMMAVVAQGARAVLVFCVQRGDVREVQPADHIDPVYGRTLREALAAGVEVYALGAEVEPAAIVLDRRLPVLIR, encoded by the coding sequence ATGCGCCTGCCGCCCCTGACCGAGGGCCGCCTCGTCCAGCGCCGCAACCGCTTCGTCGCCGAAGTGGAACTCGACGGCAGGGTGGTCGAGGCCCACTGCCCCAACACCGGCTCCATGCTCGGCTGCAAGGCGCCAGGCAGCCGGGTCTGGCTCTCGCCGGCCGAGAACCCGGAACGCAAGCTGCGCTGGACCTGGGAAATCGTCGAAGCCTTGCCCGGCGTGCTGGTGGGCCTGCACACTGGCCGGCCCAACGGCCTGGTGGAGGAAGCCCTGCGCGCCGGCCGCCTGACGGAACTGGCCCATTACACCGAATATCGCCGAGAGGTCCGCTACGGCCGCGAGAACAGCCGCATCGACCTGCTGCTGCAAGGCGAGGGCCTGCCGCCCTGCTACGTGGAGGTAAAGAACGTGACTGCGGCGGTGAACGGCGGCGTCGGATTCTTCCCCGACGCCGTCACCGAGCGCGGCGCCAAGCACCTGCGGGAGATGATGGCCGTGGTGGCCCAAGGCGCCCGGGCCGTCCTGGTCTTCTGCGTGCAGCGGGGCGACGTACGCGAAGTGCAGCCGGCGGATCACATCGACCCGGTCTACGGCCGTACCCTGCGGGAGGCCCTGGCCGCCGGGGTGGAAGTCTATGCCCTGGGGGCGGAAGTCGAACCCGCTGCAATCGTCCTCGACCGTCGCCTGCCCGTCCTCATTCGATGA
- a CDS encoding helix-turn-helix transcriptional regulator: MDMSEIGLAIRAARRERRLTQAQLGTLLGMSRATLSGIETGKVAEVGVRKLMALCGALGLDLSVGPRRPYPTLQDLRREAHEQKRG; encoded by the coding sequence ATGGACATGAGCGAAATTGGCCTTGCGATCCGCGCCGCCCGACGGGAACGCAGGCTCACCCAGGCGCAACTCGGCACGCTCCTGGGGATGAGTCGGGCGACCCTTTCCGGTATCGAAACCGGCAAGGTGGCCGAAGTGGGTGTGCGCAAGCTGATGGCCCTGTGTGGGGCGCTGGGGCTCGATTTGTCCGTCGGCCCCCGGCGGCCCTACCCGACCCTGCAGGACTTGAGGCGAGAAGCCCATGAACAGAAACGGGGTTGA